A window of Fusarium oxysporum Fo47 chromosome II, complete sequence genomic DNA:
TTGCAGACTGTAGCCTGCACAGCGCTCCAGTTCTTCAAGGGACGCTGATGACCGAGGATTGACAAAGCCAGTTATATACAACCTTCTTCGTCGAGCATCGACAATGGCCCAGTTTACTCGCGCCGTCGATTCAACAGCAACCCCTGCGATCCAGCTCCTTAAGATCTCAGCCCGACCGTTGACAGCTCCGAATCGCTTCGCACATACAGACGCGTTGCAGCGAGCACGAAGAAATTCTAGGCATATTGATTATACCCGGCTTACGACGTTCTATTCGACATGCGCGACATGGACCGGGAGTTCGCGACAGGCTCGGCTTACAGGTCCGGGATCGCAACTCGGTTTATTCTCACCGCTGGCAGTTGAAACATACGGTACACGAGGATTCCATACCTACTTTGTGACGCATCTaccttcatcatctgtcCATCCCGACTCTCGCCCTCGTGGGCCTGGTCATAAACTTCCTCGCGATGCTGCGACCCCTCACACCCCAAGCTCTGGCCCAGTCCCCGCTGTCGCCCCGCCTTATATCCCGTCAACCCGAGACCTGACTGTGGTGCGCATTCCCATGCGGAGGGCGAAACACCATCTTGGTGTCGCGACAGATCGAGGAAGTCGTCCCTACAATGAAGATCGAGAACAGGCTGGCACCATCAGCCTTCCGGCCTTCGCAAAGAGGGCACCCAGGAGCGTGCAACAAAAACCAGGGGAAGCTACAGCGGCGGATAGTGCTTGGGGAGACCCTCAAATCTTCTATTTTGGCGTTTTCGATGGTCATGGTGGAACCGAATGCGCAGATTTCGTCCGGGACGAGCTGCCGGGTTATATAGAAAAAGCCTCGGAGGAGTTCGGCCTGCAGAGCAGCTTGCGGAAGAGGAAACCTGGTCGTGAGGGCATCCATAACCATCACCATGATCATAAGCACAAACAAGGTCGTCCATCACAGCCGATTCAGTCGACTAAGAGCCCCTCAACAAAACGTGAGGCGCTCGACGCTGTGCCCATGAAGGGACCAGAGGAGGTCAAAAGCGAAATGAATGTCCCCAGCGCAAGCAATGGTGGCCTCTCCGATAAACCAGTACACGGGGAGCGAATACACAGCGCAGCCTCGCCGGCTGCCCCAGTCTCAGACCTGGCCAAAGCGATTCGTATGGAGAAAAACTTGGTCAAGGAGTACAGAGAAACCATTGGTGGCTATTTCAGGCGCTTTCACCCTGAACACTTTGTTCTCTCGCGAGATGACAACCCAGGTGAAAGCCACAAGATCACGATAGAATCAGTTCTCACATACGCCTTCCTGCGTGCTGATCTAGATTTTGTGTCTGCGCAAGCTCGAAAGATAGACCCCAACGATACCAAAGGTGCTGATACTCCTGTTAATAACGATGAAGTCTTCGGCCACCCATCCACCCCCTCTGGTCATGGCATAGGAGGCCCGGAGCGCTTTAAAGGCGGCTCGACGGCTTCTGTAGTACTTATCTCTACTCCAACGCCTGCCCCATTTTGGCACCCAGCTGCCCAGTCCACGTTGTTATGCGCCCATGTTGGCGACAGTCGAATCCTTCTTTGTGATACCGCCACTGGTTTAGCACAGCCTCTAACATCTGATCACCACCCTAGTACCCCCACCGAAAGCCGCCGGTTGCGACGCTATGCACCTGCTGGGTCAATGGTTTCTGGCGATAGTTTCGGCGAGGAGCGCATTGCAGGCCTAGCCAACAGTCGTGCATTCGGAGACATGGGGAGTAAGCGCATTGGAGTCTCAGCTGAACCAGAGCTTACACGAGTTGAGATGGGCCCTGCCCAGTATTCATTCCTTGTGCTGATGACTGATGGCATCTCTGGTACTCTAAGCGACCAAGAGATCGTCGATGTTGTCAAGGAGGCCCGTACGCCTGAAGATGGAGCTCGAAATATCGTTAAATACGCTACTGAAGTTTCCTCCGACGGCGATAACGCAACATGCCAAGTCGTCCGTCTGGGTGGTTGGGAGCGTCGATCTGAAGGCGGACTCGGCAGCTTG
This region includes:
- a CDS encoding type 2C protein phosphatase PTC6, yielding MAQFTRAVDSTATPAIQLLKISARPLTAPNRFAHTDALQRARRNSRHIDYTRLTTFYSTCATWTGSSRQARLTGPGSQLGLFSPLAVETYGTRGFHTYFVTHLPSSSVHPDSRPRGPGHKLPRDAATPHTPSSGPVPAVAPPYIPSTRDLTVVRIPMRRAKHHLGVATDRGSRPYNEDREQAGTISLPAFAKRAPRSVQQKPGEATAADSAWGDPQIFYFGVFDGHGGTECADFVRDELPGYIEKASEEFGLQSSLRKRKPGREGIHNHHHDHKHKQGRPSQPIQSTKSPSTKREALDAVPMKGPEEVKSEMNVPSASNGGLSDKPVHGERIHSAASPAAPVSDLAKAIRMEKNLVKEYRETIGGYFRRFHPEHFVLSRDDNPGESHKITIESVLTYAFLRADLDFVSAQARKIDPNDTKGADTPVNNDEVFGHPSTPSGHGIGGPERFKGGSTASVVLISTPTPAPFWHPAAQSTLLCAHVGDSRILLCDTATGLAQPLTSDHHPSTPTESRRLRRYAPAGSMVSGDSFGEERIAGLANSRAFGDMGSKRIGVSAEPELTRVEMGPAQYSFLVLMTDGISGTLSDQEIVDVVKEARTPEDGARNIVKYATEVSSDGDNATCQVVRLGGWERRSEGGLGSLGTKEIRDARIAEAQDPRRGKR